The DNA segment TTAAGGGAGGATTTTAGCTAAAGTATTTTTGAATTTGCTCGAACACTTCATCGGCCATGATTTCCTTACCGTACTCTTCCAATCGGTGTACGGTTATACTCGATTTTGCCGTATATTCAGAAATCATACTTATCATGTTTTTAACTTCTTCTTCATCCATTAATTCATCGTCCGCTTTGACGTATAGGTAGTAACGTTCTTTATAAGCGAATAAAGAAGTCGCTACATATGATGGCAATTTAACACGCTTCGCTAATGGTATTAAATCTTCAAAATCACTTACTTGGAATGTAAATTCATTTTGAAGTTCATTTGAATCAGTAAAAGGACCAGTAAATTCATCAAAAGATCGTTCATCTGATGAACTTTCAGACATATTAGAAAAGTATTGACCCTTTTCATCAACTTCAAATGGAGATTCGAGTTTCTTTCCATCACGATTAATTTCTGCTCGAGTTACTGTTACTTCGAGTCCTTTTTCCATCGCATGAACTTGAATCCATAATGGTCCTTCAACTTCAAAGTCTGATTCATCATTTATTTCATCCATCATTTCCCAAAAGAGTTCTTCACTTTTATCTCGATTAAACCAAATTTCATCTCGGCTGAAGCCTCTTTTTTCAATGTCGATGTATGAAATGTAAA comes from the Paenisporosarcina antarctica genome and includes:
- the mecA gene encoding adaptor protein MecA, whose translation is MDIERINENTVKFYISYIDIEKRGFSRDEIWFNRDKSEELFWEMMDEINDESDFEVEGPLWIQVHAMEKGLEVTVTRAEINRDGKKLESPFEVDEKGQYFSNMSESSSDERSFDEFTGPFTDSNELQNEFTFQVSDFEDLIPLAKRVKLPSYVATSLFAYKERYYLYVKADDELMDEEEVKNMISMISEYTAKSSITVHRLEEYGKEIMADEVFEQIQKYFS